DNA sequence from the Acanthochromis polyacanthus isolate Apoly-LR-REF ecotype Palm Island chromosome 5, KAUST_Apoly_ChrSc, whole genome shotgun sequence genome:
CTGATGTCAGGGAAACATAACCGTTCGCTCTGCATGCACCTTCTTTCCATTTGAGGTTTCTAACTAAATGTGTGCATGCTTAAGTGTGTATGTGCGCGTGTTCATGttcatatatacacatatgtatatatacctTCCTCTTGGCCTGAGAATAACTTGCCCCAACAGGTCACAAGGCAAGGCTTTCATCTGGATTTACACAACTGATCTCATCCTCATTTCAGGTAGCAGCAATATTCTTAAATGCTTCAAACCCTAACGAcagaaaaaaacttaaaatcaaatcataaaaatgcaacaaaacacaaaagaggaaaaaccaaaaaaaaaatcagaaaagtaGTTGTGCAAACCTACAGCCAAATGACATAATATTATCACCATTATAAAAGCAATTAAATTAGATTCAACAGTCCAGATGCAACACTCTGTGTGAACGCATGCAATCAAACATCCCCCTCTGACAGCCGGGGACGCGGTGAGCAGTGAGTGACGAGTGAAAATAAAGAGGGCACAAAGAAAGGAAACACCTATGGTACAGCGTTTCGCCCACTGATCGAGGTTGTTCTGCAAGCCGACTTTACAAAGCCTCTGATTGAAGGAGACCGTGTGATAGCCCTGTGTGTAACCCCGACTGTGTGGATCGTCTCTCTGCTAAACCCCGTCTTTAAAGGGGATTCGCCGGAACACCTGGAAATACTGTACAGTGGGGCGATTACTTACTCATATACATTTGCTCTGGCCTCTGTAGttttagaaaaagaaacagcaatACACTAAAATGACATTCGCACAATTGCAAACTGACTCAGTCGCGCCAACACTACCTCGCCGCTGTTAGAAAACTCATTGGTGTGAATCACTAGCGTTTAAATCATGTTTCCATCGCCCCCACCCACAGAACCAGTCATCTGTATACGTGAAACTTTGGGAAGAGGGCCAGAATGATTATGTGATGATTACGTAGAGGCAAGACCTGTAACAGTAGGTTTGTTCATAGGATGACGAGtcgatttttcatcttttttttcctcatacaTTAcctttggaattttttttacataaatgagactgaatcAAATCTCCCCCCACCCAGCAGATATGGCATTTCTGATCCAAAATCCCAGATCCCGTGTTTGTTTTCGTCCCCGGAAAGCATGCTGCGGCCGACCACGCTGCGCTGCGCTCTACAACACCAGCTTGCCCACAATGACGCCCACCACAAAGAAGAGCATGATGAGGGCCATCGTGCGGGCGCTCAACCCTTCCTCTTTCTTCATGCCGACCGAGGCGTGCTGAGATGACATGACGTTGCTCTTCCTCATCCGCAGACCATCATCCTCCTGAAACGAGGgggagacaaagaaaaaaaaagcgagAGTGAAGAGGGTGAAAGATATAAACGGGGAATGATGAAAGGAAGTGTGTGGGAAGAAGGTGTGGGGAAGGAGCGGCGGGAGGAcgaaatgaagaaaaaggaatgcggaaatgagacaaacgagaGACGAAGACGACAAGGGGTTAACAGATGGCCAGTTTGTCAATCAGTCAATGAGATAGGAGGGTGTTTATTTATTAGCTCAAAGAAATAGGATCTGCTTAAATCTTCATCTGACCCAATCCCCAGAAGAACGCAGAAGGCGCCAGGCTTTAGCACACTTCATTTCCCAGCAGCGGGTGGGGGGGCTCTCTGTTAGTTTAATCTCAGCCGCAGGAGCAGCCAACAGTCGTTCTGCCTCTGGCAAGAACTTAAAAGGGGAGGAGGTGGTGTCTGAGGAGAGGACGACTCTTTCTTGGCCATCTGTGgcgtatatgtgtgtgtgtgtgtgtgtgtgtgtgtgtgtgtgtgtgtgtgtgtgtgtgtgtgtgtgtgtgtgtgtgactaatCTCTAACCAAACCTTTACAAAACccatttttaaacctttttttattaattgtttTGACTGATGGCATCTTCATTGATTCATAAAATTGCCGCAGGAGCTTTGAATCCTGAGGTCTGCCACTGATTATAGATATTAGCATCTGTACTTAATGCAAACCTCAATTCTGAGTTGCTgtcctaaaaaaagaaaaagaagaagggtGGAGGACACCACTTTGTATGACGCAACGCTTCTACTTAATTAGCTTATTTGATTGtgaacataagtagaaaaataatcAAGAAGTAGATTCAATGATGTCACCTGCTAATTTTGACGTTTTTTCTTGATTCAGTCACTCGAATAATACTTGGagccttaaccctcctgttgtcctcatttacagcaccaaaaaatatcgttCTCTTGTCTGAAAAAGATTCCAaataaattccccaaatttataagaatttgcaaaaccttcagaaagaaaattccttaatagtttcccttaaaagttttttttttttaattctgcaattttggcaagaaaacaaaaatgtaaaaaattatttgaaaaataaaaattgccaatattttccaaaaatgaataaaaatctttgcaaaaaaaaatcctaaaaatatctaaagtgattccatatatatcagtaaaagttgtaatattttctttaagaacattctggAATTTTTTCCCCCCGAatcttcttaaagaaacattttttttcaactttttttttccacaaattttcccaacaatgttgaaaatgtggaagttttcactgtgaaaatatgtatttttttccacattttcaaactttaatttgacccgcaggacgacacgagggttaaacttgaCTGAACAACGCACAGAAAAGCTGAAACAATTAGCTGATTAACAGGAAGCGAGCCTGTAACAATTATTTACTGGTTGGTAGACGGTAATAGCTGAATTGTTTAAGTCATTAATTGATTTTAGAAGCACTTCATTATGTATTTTCATGTACACACACTGTAGCTCTTATTACACAGAATACATAAGTGAGGCGACTGTTTAAACTATTATTCCGCCTTGATAAAAGAACGAGCGAGGATGCGTCAGGGTTTGTATTTACGAGCTGGACTGATTTCCCCGGGGAAACTCTGTGCACCCTTTATTATCTACGCAAACACCTGTGCCTTTCATGTCTTAGAAATACAGCCAAACGAAATGCAGAAACAATGCGTTGACTCCGGTCCTTGCCTCACCCTACTCACTctgatctgtttgttttcttcccgTAGCCTCTGAGCCTCCATCTGCAGTCGCTTACACTCCTCCATGATCTCCTTTACCACACCGTCATCGAGGGTGGAGCTCAGTGACTTCCCGGGCAGCGCAGAGGAGTCTGACTTCAGCAAGCTGGACGAGATCATCTTGTTGGACTCCATGTCGTGCTGTAAGTAGGTTACAGAGGGACACGTTAGAATGCTGCTGCTAAAATGTTTCCATTGCGATTCTGACCAATAACTTGGCTTTTACACAGGCACAACTTTGTGCTTATATTTGGGTCTTGCGTACTGTAATCACACACGGGAGAGGCAGCCTCCTCTTTGCGTTTGTGGGTGAGCTCCCCCAGGGGTGCTTTTTTGTAAGTGGATGGAGCTATCTCTGTCTGACTCTGTGGAGCACGGTGCCAACTAGAGTGTATCGTGGAGCTCTTAATGAATTGAAAGCAACTACCATGGTTCTGTTTCCCCTCCTCATGAAGCCACTAGACTCAGCTCATATCGTGATGAAATAATGTCTGCACAGCTGTGAGGAATCAGAGCCCTAAaagaaataacaacaacaatattcTGCAGACTGCGAGACGGAACAAAGTGACTTTCTGAAGGCCTGCTGATCCCAAGCGGTGTTGCTGAGGCAGTAAGAGGGATGTGGAGGTGGTGGAAAGTGGGACATGATGGAGAAGCTGACAAAGAGGGAACGGCAAAATGAAAAACTTTTAACAGACGTGATGAAGAGAGGAAGAAGCTGAGACAATATGAGAGCGCAAAAAAAAGAGTAGAAAAGATGAGGGGtgagaaaaagagacagaatgaaGAAGGCACATACAGCAGAGCAGAGGGgagctgtaaaaacaacaataaacaccaGCGCACCATAAATAATGCAGCCCCTCAGTGGGACAACTATGAAGGTAAATACAGGCAAACAAACGTTATACTGTAGAGAAAGAAGCAATCAAATGTATTCTTCTGTTATGTTTGGCAAAAACCAGCAGCACTGCAGCACTCTCCTCAGGACAACTAGTGAGATTTAGAAATAATGGAAAGATGATACGAGATGCGTAATTCTTGTCTAAAGTAGATAAGTACATATGCTCACCGCTTTTTCGTTCTCCACTGGCATCTCAAAAACACACCTCAGCTTGGAGTCCATCAGCTCTTCTGGCTTAGCCTCCTTCCACTGGACAGACAGGGAAAAGGAAAAAGCAGCAACACACGATTACTTTAATCGCAGCATCTTGTACAACAAATGTGTTAATAAAGGCAAAGAAAGTACGAATAAATGGCTTGAAGAGCAAGAACAGCAGATGGACTGGAAGAATCCTGTTAGTTTCTGACTACATTTAAGttacagtaaaagaaaaaaagaaagccgtgttttgtttttaattagtgAGACTGAAGTATTTTTATTCCTTCCtgtttattctattctattttctGTGGCTACATAAACATTAATCATGGTAATTTGATAAACAGTATCTGTGTAAATTCCTCTTTTGTTTACAAGCTATAATGGACAGACTTTAAAGAAagattaaataaacaatattagGTTAATGAAGAGCAGTTTTGTCttctttattaatttattaCCAATATGCTTCCTATCTATGAAAGCACCACATGAAGACATTTCTATCTCATTTGTACATACTCTACCATTCATTTACCAATTCTAGTACCTGTTTTAATAGTTTGCAAAAAGcatgaatttggatgaaataatAATGCATGAATCACAAGATTGATTCACTTTATGTCCACGCCACTATGTCCTCCTTAAAGCAGGTTTGCAATGGAATTTTGAAATAATGAAAGGTACATTTTAGATAAGATTATGTATGCATGTTTGGTTTATTATCCAAAGACTCTCTGTGTGGTTTAAACACGGTACATTTGTCAAGCTTCAAAATGGGAGGCAAAGGCTAATGGAAATTCCCTAAACTCTCTCGTAATCCACAGTTTACCAGTTTAAATCTCATTCCACATGCATGTAAACTGTTCCTGGAATTAGACACACGGCCAACTGTCTGTGAGTTCTGCCTTTTCCTGTTCTAGTTTTTGTAGTACTCCATCAGGTTATGGTATTAATTACCAACCGTGCCCTTAGTCAACTTGCACTTTTATTCCTTTCTCACAGCTAGTCTATTGTCAGAGAGATCTACTCTGTCCGTTGTTCTTTGGCTCCACGTCGCATGTGAAACAACAATGGACCAAAATTTACCACTGTGTTGTGCTCCTCTTACAGCCCCACCTCAAAAATCTGCTTTCAAGTCTAATCTCTGTTACTGTCACCATAACCCGCTGGAGTTCAGGCCTCAGTACAGTGCCACTCAGGTTAACTATTCTGATGCATTACCACAGTATCACATCACAATCTCAAGATGTTTTTCAACACATTAATAAAGATTTACCGCACATATGTTGGCCAGTGATCGCAAAGATGGCTCTCAGACCACACAGACTGTTACTACTAAACTGTgcacagtgtgtttttattgc
Encoded proteins:
- the LOC110969361 gene encoding vesicle-associated membrane protein-associated protein B/C-like — its product is MARPEQVLLLEPQHELKFRGPFSDVVTTNLKLSNPTDRNVCFKVKTTAPRRYCVRPNSGIIDAGTSINVSVMLQPFDYDPNEKSKHKFMVQSMLAPPDMTDMEGVWKEAKPEELMDSKLRCVFEMPVENEKAHDMESNKMISSSLLKSDSSALPGKSLSSTLDDGVVKEIMEECKRLQMEAQRLREENKQIREDDGLRMRKSNVMSSQHASVGMKKEEGLSARTMALIMLFFVVGVIVGKLVL